One segment of Desulfonauticus submarinus DNA contains the following:
- the lptB gene encoding LPS export ABC transporter ATP-binding protein codes for MSKLEGIDLRKRYGQREVVRGIRLEVLQGEVVGLLGPNGAGKTTTFYMLVGIISPTKGKVFLDGKEITFLSLPKRAKLGISYLPQENSIFKKLTVEENLLIILEYTKLSKKEQKERAEELMEELGISKLAKQKASYLSGGERRRLEIARCLILSPKFILLDEPFAGIDPIAIDDIQKIIMRLKEKNIGVLISDHNVRETLRICDRAYLVYDGQVFLEGSPKDIANDAQARKLYLGETFSL; via the coding sequence GTGAGTAAGTTAGAGGGGATAGACTTAAGAAAACGTTATGGTCAGAGAGAAGTTGTTCGAGGTATTCGTTTAGAAGTTTTGCAAGGAGAGGTTGTAGGTCTTTTGGGGCCAAATGGGGCAGGAAAAACTACTACTTTTTATATGTTGGTGGGAATAATTTCTCCTACAAAAGGAAAAGTTTTTTTAGATGGGAAAGAGATTACTTTTTTATCTTTGCCCAAAAGAGCTAAACTGGGAATTAGTTATTTGCCTCAGGAAAACTCTATTTTTAAAAAGCTAACTGTAGAGGAAAATTTACTTATTATTTTAGAGTATACTAAATTGAGTAAAAAGGAACAAAAAGAACGAGCAGAAGAATTAATGGAAGAATTAGGTATTAGCAAACTGGCTAAACAAAAAGCCTCTTATTTGTCTGGAGGAGAAAGGAGACGTCTAGAAATTGCAAGATGTTTAATTTTAAGCCCTAAGTTTATTCTTTTAGATGAGCCTTTTGCAGGTATTGATCCCATCGCCATAGATGATATTCAAAAGATTATTATGCGTTTGAAAGAGAAAAATATAGGGGTGTTGATTTCAGATCACAATGTGAGAGAAACTTTGAGAATATGCGATAGGGCTTATTTGGTTTATGATGGGCAAGTATTTTTAGAAGGAAGTCCTAAGGATATTGCTAATGATGCTCAGGCTAGAAAACTATATTTAGGTGAGACTTTTTCTTTGTGA
- the lptC gene encoding LPS export ABC transporter periplasmic protein LptC, translated as MIKKIGTIGLIFLLGLILFYFIGKEEVPSSLKISKIRGKMHLQGIELLAGNSGKLKWKLKAKQADYVGKEIILKNIVFEYMLDKHIFVYSDEGKIIDNNSLILLYPRVKIKMSDVILFCDKFIYDKNKKKIFMNDNFEMKKDNYFKVISNKALFDIKSNSFYILKNVKSIWWLENENNM; from the coding sequence TTGATTAAAAAAATTGGTACTATAGGTCTGATTTTTTTACTTGGTTTAATTTTGTTTTATTTTATTGGAAAAGAGGAAGTTCCTTCTTCTTTAAAAATTAGTAAAATTAGGGGTAAAATGCATCTACAAGGGATTGAACTCTTGGCTGGAAATAGTGGAAAGTTAAAATGGAAGCTTAAGGCGAAGCAAGCAGACTATGTAGGAAAGGAGATAATATTAAAAAATATAGTTTTTGAGTATATGTTAGATAAACATATTTTTGTATATAGTGATGAAGGCAAAATAATAGATAATAACTCTCTTATTTTATTATATCCGCGTGTAAAAATAAAAATGAGTGATGTTATTTTATTTTGTGATAAATTTATTTATGATAAAAATAAAAAGAAAATATTTATGAATGATAATTTTGAGATGAAAAAAGATAATTATTTTAAAGTAATATCCAATAAAGCTTTATTTGATATAAAAAGTAATAGCTTTTATATTTTAAAAAATGTTAAAAGTATATGGTGGTTAGAAAATGAGAACAATATGTAA
- the gcvT gene encoding glycine cleavage system aminomethyltransferase GcvT — protein sequence MTLHKTPLNSWHKNNKGKMVEFGGWEMPVQYEGIIKEHKHCREKVCIFDISHMGEFIVSGNNAKEELASILTHDFDKLSPGKCKYGFMLNENGGVIDDLIVYELSPTSFMIVVNAARIEKDFNWLKEHLKTSTIEDKSFETAKIDVQGPESIQVIEEVFKQDFHNLKYFSFIQTKFKDFSILISRTGYTGELGYELYLPWDKAELIWTTLLSHSLVKPAGLGARDTLRLEVGLPLYGQELDENHTPIEAGYGFLITSQKNFIGKNNLAKIKEKLIALEIKSRRSPRHNDIIYFEEQKIGKITSGSFAPSLGHSIALAYVKKEYADKENFSINQGKKELPAQKTTLPFYKKGTARIKLI from the coding sequence ATGACATTACATAAAACACCACTTAATTCCTGGCATAAAAATAATAAAGGAAAAATGGTAGAGTTTGGCGGTTGGGAAATGCCTGTTCAATATGAAGGAATAATTAAAGAACATAAGCATTGCAGAGAAAAAGTGTGTATTTTTGACATATCTCATATGGGAGAATTTATTGTCTCTGGTAATAATGCTAAAGAAGAATTGGCTTCTATATTAACGCATGATTTTGATAAGTTATCTCCAGGAAAATGCAAATATGGTTTTATGTTAAATGAAAATGGCGGCGTTATTGACGATCTGATTGTCTATGAACTTAGCCCTACAAGCTTTATGATAGTAGTAAATGCAGCTAGAATAGAAAAAGATTTTAATTGGTTAAAAGAACATTTAAAAACCAGTACAATAGAAGACAAATCTTTTGAAACTGCTAAAATTGATGTTCAGGGTCCAGAATCCATTCAGGTTATAGAAGAGGTATTTAAACAAGACTTTCATAACTTAAAATATTTTTCTTTTATCCAAACAAAGTTTAAAGACTTCTCTATTTTAATAAGCCGTACAGGTTATACAGGTGAATTAGGATACGAGCTTTACCTACCATGGGATAAGGCCGAGCTCATATGGACAACCTTATTATCTCATTCTTTAGTAAAACCAGCTGGTTTGGGAGCACGAGATACACTACGTTTAGAAGTGGGTTTACCTTTATATGGACAAGAATTAGATGAAAATCATACTCCTATAGAAGCAGGATACGGATTTTTAATCACTTCTCAAAAAAACTTTATTGGAAAAAATAATTTAGCTAAAATCAAAGAAAAACTAATAGCATTAGAAATTAAAAGTAGGCGTAGTCCTAGACATAATGATATTATTTACTTTGAAGAACAAAAAATAGGCAAAATAACCAGCGGCTCTTTTGCTCCGTCATTAGGACACTCTATCGCTCTCGCTTATGTAAAAAAAGAATATGCTGATAAAGAAAATTTTTCTATCAACCAAGGGAAAAAAGAACTTCCAGCCCAAAAAACAACTCTTCCTTTTTATAAAAAGGGCACAGCAAGAATAAAATTAATTTAA
- a CDS encoding RsmE family RNA methyltransferase yields MPRLNSFYLCPQKWTPPFHLDKEESYHFLKVLRGKKGDIIRLFDGQGKEGLFKVKNIQKKQIELECLNIKVHPEPQSKIIVGLAWQRANKRDLILEKCVELQCWEIIFWPGTYSPPFPKEKKSSWEKKIISAAKQSQNLWIPQIKLYSSLRDLCSSYDTIENKIFFWEKEKKNLISNFKFRKDILVIIGPEGGFCPQEYKFLIEQKFLPISLGNSILRIETATIIGLGYLYLSNHSKQLNNKKE; encoded by the coding sequence ATGCCTAGGTTAAATTCTTTTTATCTTTGTCCTCAAAAATGGACGCCCCCTTTTCATTTGGACAAAGAGGAAAGTTATCACTTTTTAAAAGTATTAAGAGGTAAAAAAGGGGATATTATAAGACTTTTTGATGGCCAAGGAAAAGAAGGTCTTTTTAAAGTAAAAAACATTCAAAAAAAACAAATTGAATTAGAATGTTTAAATATAAAAGTGCATCCTGAACCTCAAAGTAAAATTATCGTAGGATTAGCATGGCAAAGAGCAAATAAAAGAGATCTTATTTTAGAAAAATGTGTAGAACTTCAATGTTGGGAAATAATATTTTGGCCCGGAACATATTCTCCACCTTTTCCTAAAGAAAAAAAATCTTCTTGGGAAAAAAAAATAATTTCTGCGGCCAAACAATCTCAAAATTTATGGATCCCTCAAATTAAACTCTATTCTAGTTTAAGAGATCTCTGTTCGAGCTATGATACTATTGAGAATAAGATCTTCTTTTGGGAAAAAGAAAAAAAAAATCTTATCTCCAACTTCAAATTTAGAAAAGACATTTTAGTAATAATCGGTCCAGAAGGTGGATTTTGTCCCCAGGAATATAAGTTTTTAATTGAGCAAAAATTTTTACCTATATCTTTAGGTAATTCTATTTTAAGAATAGAGACAGCAACTATTATAGGTTTAGGATATTTATATTTATCCAACCATTCCAAACAATTAAATAACAAAAAAGAATAA
- the kdsA gene encoding 3-deoxy-8-phosphooctulonate synthase, translated as MDCFKLFEQTKKKLFFIAGPCVLENLDLALKVGEELAEIRNKLGVTIVFKSSFDKANRTSLESFRGPGLDLGLKWLEKIKKITELPVLTDYHLPEQANVVAEVADILQVPAFLCRQTDLLIAGAKTNRIVNIKKGQFIAPWDMKAVVGKVESFGNKKIWLTERGFSFGYNNLVVDMRSVPLMAELGYPVVFDATHSVQIPGGRGTSSGGNREFVPCLAKAAVAAGASGVFMEVHPDPDKALCDGPNSWPLNQTYSLMKKLLEIWEVVYEK; from the coding sequence ATGGATTGTTTCAAACTTTTTGAACAAACTAAAAAAAAATTGTTTTTTATTGCAGGGCCATGTGTCTTAGAAAATTTAGATTTGGCTTTAAAAGTAGGTGAAGAACTTGCAGAGATCAGGAATAAATTAGGAGTTACAATTGTTTTTAAAAGTTCTTTTGATAAGGCTAATAGAACATCCTTAGAAAGTTTTAGAGGTCCTGGCTTAGATTTAGGTTTAAAATGGCTGGAAAAGATAAAAAAAATTACAGAACTTCCTGTTTTAACAGATTATCACTTGCCTGAACAAGCTAACGTTGTTGCTGAAGTGGCAGATATTTTACAAGTCCCTGCATTTTTATGTAGACAGACAGATTTACTAATAGCTGGAGCAAAGACAAATAGGATTGTAAATATAAAGAAAGGTCAGTTTATTGCACCTTGGGATATGAAAGCAGTAGTTGGTAAAGTTGAGTCTTTTGGGAATAAAAAAATTTGGCTCACTGAAAGAGGCTTTTCATTTGGATATAACAATTTGGTAGTGGATATGAGAAGTGTGCCTTTAATGGCAGAGTTGGGTTATCCTGTTGTTTTTGATGCCACTCATTCAGTTCAAATACCTGGAGGAAGAGGCACTAGCTCTGGTGGAAATAGAGAATTTGTTCCTTGTTTAGCAAAGGCAGCTGTTGCTGCAGGAGCTTCTGGAGTGTTTATGGAAGTTCATCCTGATCCTGACAAGGCTTTATGCGATGGTCCAAATTCTTGGCCTTTAAATCAAACTTATTCTCTTATGAAAAAATTATTGGAAATATGGGAAGTTGTTTATGAAAAGTAG
- a CDS encoding KdsC family phosphatase: MKSRVFDLAKKIKLLVLDVDGVLTDGGLYYNLNGQVLKRFDVQDGMGIKIAQRVGLKIAVISGLRSEVVKARLDELGVLDYFPGYNHKLPKLKELKEKNVLQWSEIAYLGDDWVDAAPLKQVGLPMAVANAVPEIKKLALWVSSKKGGHGAVREAIMFILTAQNKLDAVWKEWVSLD; this comes from the coding sequence ATGAAAAGTAGAGTCTTTGATTTGGCTAAGAAAATAAAATTATTGGTTTTAGATGTTGATGGAGTATTAACTGATGGTGGACTTTATTATAATTTAAATGGTCAAGTTTTAAAACGGTTTGATGTTCAAGATGGGATGGGCATAAAAATTGCCCAAAGGGTGGGCTTAAAAATAGCAGTTATTTCTGGTTTAAGATCAGAAGTGGTGAAGGCTAGATTAGATGAATTAGGAGTATTAGATTATTTTCCTGGATATAATCATAAATTACCTAAATTAAAAGAGTTAAAAGAAAAAAACGTGTTACAATGGTCAGAAATAGCTTATTTAGGAGATGATTGGGTAGATGCTGCACCTCTAAAACAAGTGGGATTGCCAATGGCAGTGGCTAATGCTGTACCAGAAATTAAAAAACTTGCTCTTTGGGTTAGTTCTAAAAAAGGAGGGCATGGAGCAGTAAGAGAAGCCATTATGTTTATTTTGACTGCGCAAAATAAATTAGATGCTGTCTGGAAAGAGTGGGTTAGTCTTGATTAA
- the hpf gene encoding ribosome hibernation-promoting factor, HPF/YfiA family, protein MQIKFNFKNFEPSDHLKSYAQTRFEKLAKYLSKNDNPELQVNFEVEKYRHIIEAILTAKNLHISATEENEDMYASVDLVLDKLEAQVRKIREKAKDKHKSKSKTKVRMDIIKFNKEEKSGPIIEKTDHFEPKPMSVEEAALQLDTLKYDFLVFLNAENERVNVIYKRKDGNFGLIDPGI, encoded by the coding sequence ATGCAAATTAAATTTAATTTTAAAAATTTTGAGCCGTCTGATCATTTAAAAAGTTATGCTCAAACTAGATTTGAAAAATTAGCCAAATATCTAAGCAAAAACGATAATCCTGAACTTCAAGTGAACTTTGAAGTAGAAAAATATAGACATATAATAGAGGCAATTTTAACTGCTAAAAATTTACATATTTCTGCTACAGAAGAAAATGAGGATATGTATGCTAGTGTAGACCTGGTTTTAGATAAACTAGAAGCTCAGGTTAGAAAAATAAGAGAAAAGGCAAAGGATAAACATAAAAGTAAAAGTAAGACTAAAGTTAGAATGGATATTATTAAATTTAATAAAGAAGAAAAAAGTGGTCCTATTATTGAAAAAACAGATCATTTTGAACCAAAACCAATGAGTGTGGAAGAGGCTGCCTTGCAGTTGGATACTTTAAAATATGACTTTTTAGTATTTTTAAATGCAGAGAATGAAAGGGTAAATGTTATTTATAAAAGAAAAGATGGAAATTTTGGTTTAATTGATCCAGGAATATAA
- the rapZ gene encoding RNase adapter RapZ yields MNYTFSLVLISGLSGAGKSTALKVFEDLGFFCIDGLPFSLIKPLIELFEQNSLKKYRGLALGIDIRQFDFGSGWDELESTLKKRNVYFELIFLEASEEIIVKRYFTTRRPHPLSSEGKGLEKAILEEKQKLSVLREKAHLVIDTTFFSIHDLRRTLQEKWICHDSVCAGLRVHLISFGFKYGVPLEADIVLDLRFLPNPYFKEELRDLSGQEKIVQEFIYGNKESKKFLEKLKEFLEFTLPLYAKEGRYRLTIGFGCTGGRHRSVATTELIALFLREKKYLISVEHRHLELG; encoded by the coding sequence ATGAATTATACATTTTCTCTTGTTCTTATAAGTGGGTTATCTGGTGCTGGTAAAAGTACAGCGTTGAAAGTTTTTGAAGATTTGGGTTTTTTTTGTATTGATGGATTGCCTTTTTCTTTAATAAAACCTTTAATTGAGTTGTTTGAACAAAATTCTCTTAAAAAATATCGTGGTCTTGCCTTAGGAATTGATATTAGACAATTTGATTTTGGGTCTGGTTGGGATGAATTAGAGTCAACTCTTAAAAAGAGAAATGTTTATTTTGAACTTATATTTTTAGAGGCCAGTGAAGAGATAATAGTTAAAAGATATTTTACCACAAGACGTCCCCATCCCTTAAGTAGTGAGGGTAAAGGATTAGAAAAAGCTATTTTGGAAGAAAAACAAAAACTTTCTGTGCTTAGAGAAAAGGCCCATTTGGTTATTGATACTACATTTTTTTCTATTCATGATTTAAGACGCACTTTACAAGAGAAATGGATATGTCATGATAGTGTTTGTGCAGGGCTTCGAGTTCATCTTATTTCTTTTGGATTTAAGTATGGTGTCCCTTTGGAAGCAGATATTGTCCTTGATTTAAGATTTTTGCCAAATCCTTATTTTAAGGAAGAGCTTAGGGATTTATCTGGTCAAGAAAAGATAGTCCAAGAGTTTATTTATGGAAATAAGGAATCTAAAAAATTTTTAGAAAAATTAAAAGAGTTTTTAGAGTTTACTTTACCTCTTTATGCTAAGGAGGGAAGGTATAGACTTACCATAGGTTTTGGTTGTACTGGAGGAAGACATAGATCTGTTGCTACTACAGAATTAATAGCATTGTTTTTAAGAGAGAAAAAATATTTAATATCAGTAGAACATCGTCATTTGGAGTTAGGTTAA
- a CDS encoding PTS sugar transporter subunit IIA, with translation MKLSNYINEKLIISNLSARTKVDVLAEMVKYVEKLYPSLQDKNVYELLVDREKLGTTGIGNGVAIPHTKLEGIDRVILLVARSIEGVDFESLDQNPVHIFFLLLAPEENLGEHLRILAYISRLLQDESFRKAFLEAQDKGELYMLLKGV, from the coding sequence ATGAAGTTATCTAATTATATTAATGAAAAATTAATTATTTCAAACCTTTCTGCCAGGACTAAAGTAGATGTCCTGGCAGAAATGGTTAAGTATGTGGAGAAATTATATCCATCTCTTCAAGATAAAAATGTCTATGAACTATTAGTTGATAGAGAAAAATTGGGCACTACAGGCATTGGCAATGGAGTTGCTATCCCCCATACTAAGCTAGAAGGAATAGATAGAGTAATTTTATTAGTAGCTCGAAGTATTGAAGGAGTAGACTTTGAATCATTAGATCAGAATCCAGTGCACATTTTTTTCTTATTGCTTGCTCCTGAAGAGAATCTTGGAGAGCATCTTAGGATTTTAGCCTATATATCTCGTCTTTTACAAGACGAAAGTTTTAGAAAAGCATTTTTAGAAGCTCAAGATAAAGGTGAATTGTATATGCTTTTAAAAGGTGTCTAA
- a CDS encoding PTS sugar transporter subunit IIC, translating into MGFFERPLVLSFFWSLVFKDNLPYLNIGIFFELFWLDLFPVGTFVPPQHIVSTIISLFIVYTFKVKSLNHILFIIIMANLFSYFWDWFEVKTRQWNNYIYNKILKSLKLRSEINMSNIILSSIGKMFIMNFIIFFVVLIFSFYIYEYISFYIPQTKILTWNVLFIISLVGAVLGLRLQKLYIVLSLGIMFILFCYLIVWNGWININILNL; encoded by the coding sequence ATAGGATTTTTTGAACGACCCTTAGTTTTATCTTTTTTTTGGTCTCTTGTTTTTAAAGATAACCTTCCTTATCTAAATATAGGAATATTTTTTGAGCTTTTTTGGTTAGATCTTTTTCCTGTTGGAACATTTGTGCCTCCACAACATATTGTTTCTACTATAATCAGTCTATTTATAGTATATACTTTCAAAGTAAAAAGCTTAAATCATATTTTATTTATTATTATTATGGCTAATTTATTTAGTTATTTTTGGGATTGGTTTGAAGTTAAAACTAGGCAATGGAATAATTATATTTATAATAAAATATTAAAAAGTTTAAAATTACGTTCTGAGATAAATATGTCTAATATAATATTATCTTCTATTGGAAAGATGTTTATAATGAATTTTATAATCTTTTTTGTTGTTTTGATTTTTAGTTTTTATATATACGAATATATATCTTTTTATATACCACAAACAAAAATTTTAACTTGGAATGTTTTATTTATTATATCGTTAGTTGGTGCTGTATTAGGATTACGCTTACAAAAGTTATATATAGTTTTATCTTTAGGTATTATGTTTATTCTTTTTTGTTATTTAATTGTTTGGAATGGTTGGATAAATATAAATATCCTAAACCTATAA
- a CDS encoding PTS sugar transporter subunit IIA: protein MVGFVIVTHGKFGDGLLNAAEMIVGDIPHCTVISVDAKRPIEQILKEIEQSVKLTDNGDGVLVFTDMFGGTPTTLSLSLLGKKSNLEVITGVNLPILIKAATSRNLSLLELASELKKAGRQGIKVAGEILKNPVNS, encoded by the coding sequence ATGGTTGGATTTGTAATTGTTACTCATGGTAAATTTGGAGATGGACTTTTGAATGCAGCTGAAATGATAGTAGGGGATATTCCACACTGTACTGTTATTAGTGTGGATGCTAAAAGACCAATAGAGCAAATTTTAAAAGAAATTGAGCAGTCTGTTAAACTCACAGATAATGGAGATGGGGTATTGGTTTTTACTGATATGTTTGGTGGAACGCCTACGACATTGAGTCTTTCTTTATTGGGTAAGAAGTCTAATTTAGAAGTTATTACAGGTGTTAATCTACCTATACTTATAAAAGCTGCTACCTCTAGAAATTTGTCTCTTTTAGAGTTGGCGAGTGAATTAAAAAAGGCTGGAAGGCAGGGGATTAAAGTTGCTGGAGAAATATTAAAAAACCCAGTAAACAGTTAA
- a CDS encoding DUF6485 family protein, protein MSKTDKCPRAKINASYCTCTYPGCPRHGLCCECLHYHRQRGELPACYFTEEEEKTYNRSIEFYCQRHIK, encoded by the coding sequence ATGAGTAAAACAGATAAGTGTCCTCGAGCAAAGATAAATGCTAGTTATTGTACGTGTACATATCCTGGTTGTCCTAGACATGGACTTTGTTGTGAATGTTTACATTATCATCGGCAACGAGGAGAGCTTCCAGCCTGTTATTTTACAGAAGAAGAAGAGAAAACATATAATCGTTCTATTGAATTTTACTGTCAACGCCATATAAAGTAA
- the lptA gene encoding lipopolysaccharide transport periplasmic protein LptA: MRTICNILMFFLMFQAICWAETNKEPIKIDSDKMVYKKEKNIVEFVGNVHVVQGKLNLWADKIDVYLKGNTNKVSLDLANSAQKQKIEKIIARNNVKIQQEDKFAICGKAVYWPASQKIVLELEPKLRQKKNEIKGEKIVFYLNNSSVEVLGSKKKRVEAIFFQDLKDKKGE, translated from the coding sequence ATGAGAACAATATGTAATATATTAATGTTTTTTTTAATGTTTCAAGCTATATGCTGGGCAGAAACGAATAAAGAGCCTATTAAGATTGATTCTGATAAAATGGTCTATAAAAAGGAAAAAAATATTGTAGAATTTGTAGGTAATGTTCACGTTGTTCAAGGAAAATTAAATTTATGGGCTGATAAAATAGATGTATATTTAAAGGGGAATACAAATAAGGTGAGTTTAGATTTAGCAAATTCTGCTCAGAAACAGAAAATAGAAAAGATTATTGCGAGGAATAATGTAAAAATTCAACAGGAAGATAAGTTTGCTATTTGTGGTAAAGCTGTTTATTGGCCTGCATCTCAAAAGATTGTTTTAGAGTTAGAGCCAAAACTGAGACAAAAGAAAAATGAGATTAAGGGAGAAAAAATAGTTTTTTATCTTAATAATAGCTCAGTGGAGGTTCTAGGTAGTAAAAAGAAAAGAGTGGAAGCGATATTTTTTCAGGATTTAAAGGATAAGAAAGGTGAGTAA
- a CDS encoding PTS sugar transporter subunit IIB, with translation MWVRIDNRLLHGQVLETWLPYVNAKTILVVNDPLAANTIQQDIMRLAVPRGIDIYFLSLRQVLTFLKNKKCTDALVLFANCADAKIAFDRGFTFKILNIGNLHYEPGKEQVCDHIALSKEDISCLRYLIRKGVSLDFRCVPHKQVQVTL, from the coding sequence ATGTGGGTTAGGATAGATAATAGATTGCTTCATGGCCAGGTATTAGAAACATGGCTTCCTTATGTGAATGCAAAAACTATCCTTGTAGTAAATGATCCTTTAGCAGCTAATACCATTCAACAAGATATAATGCGTCTAGCTGTTCCAAGAGGAATAGATATTTATTTTCTTTCTTTAAGACAAGTTTTGACTTTTTTAAAAAATAAAAAATGTACAGATGCTCTGGTTCTATTTGCTAATTGTGCTGATGCAAAGATAGCCTTTGACAGGGGATTTACTTTTAAGATATTGAATATTGGTAATCTTCATTATGAACCAGGCAAAGAACAAGTTTGTGATCATATTGCTTTAAGCAAGGAGGATATTTCTTGTTTACGTTATTTAATTAGAAAGGGAGTAAGCTTAGATTTTAGGTGCGTTCCCCATAAACAGGTACAGGTTACTTTATGA
- the rpoN gene encoding RNA polymerase factor sigma-54 has product MALQLKQQLKLSQQLVMTPQLQQAIKLLQLSRIELVDLVQQELLENPLLEEAENNESIEKIQKEEDEFSEFKVEEESLIKNAEWENYLGQFSSFSKDYKELEIPEEILSVEARYAPKPSLEGHLLWQLNLAPFTEKQKEIGREIIGNLDSRGYLTVNTSEIASSLDVKEEEVEEVLKRIQQFDPIGIASRNLKECLLIQLKHFDYDDPILNLLVEHHLEDIEKRKIDNILKKLGISKEKLHEYIEILKSLDPYPGSQYSNEDVVYISPDVYVFKYEDEFVILLNEDGIPNLRLNPLFEEIEIKRGRKKKNSSKDIEYLQEKMRSAVWLIKSLQQRQRTLYKVVESILYFQKDFFEKGVSCLKPLTLRDVAEYIGMHESTISRVTSNKYISTPFGLFELKFFFNSGLSTKDGSNVGSESIRARIKEIIDAEDKKKPLSDEAIAKRLQKELGVSIARRTVAKYRAALNIPSSSRRKKIF; this is encoded by the coding sequence ATGGCTCTTCAGTTGAAACAACAATTAAAACTTAGTCAGCAGCTAGTAATGACTCCTCAACTTCAGCAGGCAATCAAGCTGCTGCAGCTTTCGAGAATAGAATTAGTAGATTTAGTTCAACAGGAGCTGTTAGAAAATCCTCTTTTAGAGGAAGCTGAGAATAATGAGAGTATTGAAAAGATACAAAAGGAAGAAGATGAATTTTCTGAATTTAAAGTAGAAGAAGAAAGTTTAATTAAAAATGCCGAATGGGAAAATTATTTGGGCCAGTTTTCTAGTTTTTCTAAGGATTATAAGGAATTGGAAATTCCAGAAGAAATACTTTCTGTAGAAGCTAGGTATGCTCCTAAGCCTAGTTTAGAAGGTCATCTGCTGTGGCAATTAAATTTAGCTCCTTTTACAGAGAAACAAAAGGAAATAGGTAGAGAAATTATAGGTAATCTTGATTCGAGAGGATATCTGACAGTAAATACTTCAGAGATTGCATCATCTTTAGATGTAAAAGAGGAGGAAGTAGAAGAAGTCTTAAAAAGGATACAACAGTTTGATCCTATTGGGATAGCAAGTAGAAACTTAAAAGAGTGTCTTTTGATTCAATTAAAACATTTTGACTATGATGATCCTATATTAAATTTGCTAGTAGAGCATCATTTAGAGGATATAGAAAAAAGAAAGATTGATAATATATTAAAAAAATTAGGTATTTCAAAAGAAAAGTTACATGAATATATAGAGATATTAAAGTCATTAGATCCTTATCCTGGATCTCAATATTCTAATGAAGATGTTGTTTATATTAGTCCAGATGTATATGTGTTTAAATATGAAGATGAGTTTGTTATTTTATTAAATGAAGATGGTATTCCTAATCTACGTTTAAATCCTTTATTTGAAGAAATAGAAATTAAGAGGGGGCGTAAAAAAAAGAACTCAAGTAAAGATATAGAATATCTACAAGAAAAAATGCGTTCTGCTGTTTGGTTGATTAAGAGTTTACAGCAAAGGCAAAGGACCTTGTATAAGGTAGTAGAAAGTATACTTTATTTTCAAAAAGATTTTTTTGAAAAAGGTGTTTCTTGTTTAAAACCTCTTACATTACGGGATGTGGCAGAGTATATTGGTATGCACGAATCTACTATTAGCAGAGTAACAAGCAATAAATATATTTCTACTCCTTTTGGCTTATTTGAGTTAAAATTCTTTTTTAATAGTGGACTTAGTACCAAAGATGGTAGTAATGTAGGTTCTGAGAGTATTAGAGCTAGAATAAAAGAGATTATTGATGCAGAAGATAAAAAAAAGCCTTTAAGTGATGAGGCTATTGCCAAAAGATTACAAAAAGAGTTAGGAGTTAGTATAGCAAGAAGAACGGTTGCAAAATATAGAGCTGCTTTAAATATTCCTTCTTCTTCAAGGAGGAAGAAGATATTTTAA